The Novipirellula caenicola genomic interval CATGCCCGGTATCCATTTGCTGGACGACGCCTAACAGTGCCATCCCCGCGCCAAAAAAAACACTCAATGCGATCCCGAGTCCTGCGTCTTCTTTCAACCGCGTTTGGCGTTGGATCACAAGCACCAAGCCAACGCCTAGCAAGCCAGAGACGGTCGCGCCGAATAACAAAATCGGAAGCGATTTGCCGTCCATCCCCATCACGCCAGCGAACATAAACGCCGCTGCGATCCCTGGTAAACTAGCGTGCGAAAGCGCATCACCCAGCAGAGCGCGTTTTCGTAGCAGGGTGAAGCTGCCGACCAAACCGGCGGCAACGCCCAGCACTGCGACGCCGAAGATCACGACGCGAGTGTTGTAGTCCTCAAGCAGCACGACCCGTCGCCACTGCTCGCCGCTGGGCCATTCAATGCGTCGATCAGTGATCGATTGGGCAGACGCTTGTGTCGGTGCCGCCAATGCGGGGATGCAAGTGAGCAGCAAGAGCAACACGATCCGGTTCACAGCGATCGCTCCCGGCGCCGCATCGCTTCGCTGACTTCGTCCAATAACGTCAAGCGTCCCCCGTAGGTCTTGTTCAGGTTTTCCGAGGTAAAGGTCTCTTCCACGGGGCCGTGGGCCACGACCCGCATGTTCAACAGCACGACGTAATCAAAATATTCGGGGACGGTTTGCAAGTCATGGTGAATCACGACCGCGGTTTTGTCTCGAGCTTTCAATTCACGAAGGATCTCGACAATGGCCTTTTCCGTGGACGCATCGACTGCGGCAAAGGGTTCGTCCATCAGATACAAATCGGCGTCTTGAACCAGGGCTCGCGCCAGGAACGTTCGCTGTTGTTGACCGCCCGATAATTGGCTGATTTGGCGACGCGCAAGGTCAGCGATCCCCACGCGGTCGAGCGCTTCCATGGCAGCTTGCCGATGTTTCTTGCGAACCGGTAAACACCATCCGATCTTGCTGTACAAACCCATCGCGACCACGTCGAGTGCATCGACCGGGAAATCCCAATCGACACTTTCTCGCTGCGGCACATAGCCAACCCGGTTTCGATTGCGACGGTAGCTATCGCCAAACACCTTGACGCGGCCTGATGCGACCGGCACCAAGTCCATGACCGCTTTTAGTAGCGTGCTTTTGCCCGCCCCGTTGGGGCCGACCACGCCGATCAACGATCCGGCAGGCAAATCGAAACCGACGTCCCAAATCACCGGTTTGCGGTGGTACGCGACCGTCAAATCATCGACCGACAATGCAATCGATGTCTGGTTGTCGCCTGGTTTCGGTGTCGCTGCGGCTTGGCTCATGGGCTCAGTCTACCTTGAAAACCTTTCTCAGGGGCGTCGCCGCCCAAACCGCGAGCCACCAAGGTCATGTTGTGGTCGAGCATCCCCATATAGGTGCCCTCGTAGGTGCCCGGCGGTCCCATTGCGTCGCTGAATAATTCTTTCTCTCCAACGTGAACCTCGTGGCCTCGCGAACGAGCCCCCTCGACCAACGAATCGATGTTCTTTCGTGGCACGCTGCTTTCGACGAACACCGACTTCACTTTTTTACTGACCAGCAAATCAACCAGTTCATTGATTTGTTGCAAGCCCGCTTCGGATTCCGTCGAGATGCCTTGCACTCCGATCACTTCCAAACCGTAGGCACGGCCAAAATAATTGAAGGCATCGTGCGAGGTCACCAAAACGCGACTGTCCTTGGGAATCGTCGCAATCACCCGTTTACCATACGCATGAAGCTCGGCCAGTTGTGCTTGCAGTTCTGCCGCCCGCTGGTGATACGCGGCCGCCGAAGGTGGATCGATCGCGGCCAATTCGTCCGCGATCACCGTCACGCACTTGGACCAAGCCGACGCGTCCATCCAAACGTGAGGGTCGTAGTGGCCGGCGAAATCATCAGGTTCCAAGAGGGCGTCCTTGTCGATCGCTTCGGTGACCGCAACGACCGGCTTGTTGCGGGCCATCTTGACCAACGTGTCGGTCATTTTGCCTTCCAACATCAATCCCGAATAGAAAATCATGTCGGCTCGCATCATCGTGTCGACATCGTCACGCGTCGCCTTGTACAGGTGCGGGTCGACACCCGAGCCGCAGATCTGCGTGACGTTGACGCGGTCGCCGCCGACGCTGCGGACCAAGTCGGCGACCATTCCGACCGTCGCAGTCACCGCGATTGGCGAATCAGGGTCCACGGTTGCAGTGGCTCGATTCGCAGCGGATGGCCCCGAAGTGCTATTGGAGCTGTCACAGCCCCAAGTCGCTGCGAACAGCAGCAAGGCAAGAGAAAGAAAACGTTTCACAGCAGTTTAGGCTCCAAGTATGACGCAACCGCACACTTTCAACGATCGACGCAATCTTCGGCAATTAGCTGCGGCTAACTTTTTTCCAGTTTAACAGTGGCGATGCTAGCCAACCAGGGCCCATCAGTGGGCCGTCGCGTCGGAGCAAGCATTCGCCGGACGCTGGGGTGGGATCGCCAGGGCGAGCCAGCAGGCGTCGCAAGCCCAATGCCGTCTACTTTTCGCATGAAACGGATAGTTTTGTTAGCGGAGCGGCGCGGGGCCTCGCCCGGCAAATTTCAAGCGTTTTACTCGCTGCAGCCGGGCGGGCATCCGTGCTGTACCGCTACCCAAAGTAGATGACGTTGGCCGCAAGCAATGCAGGCCGTCGATCGAGCAGGCCCTTCAACGGAGAGCGACCTTTAATTGAGAGAGCCCTGGCCGAAAGAGAGCGTGAAAGCCAGGTGAGCGTTTCACACGGCAGGGTGATTTGTTGCGAGGTTTGTCGCGAGTTCTATCGCGAGGGGCAGCGATCGTATCGATGTAAATGCGTCGCGATTCGGGCGATCACATCATTCGCTTGACGTCCGCATGCTTGCCCGCGGAGCAATGACTCCGGGGCAAGCAATAACGATTGGCAAGCCAACGGATAACAAGACAACTGATGGCAAGCTTAATGCTGGCGATGCCGTCAATGTGGCCCGCGACTACTCATCCGCAACGGGGACCGTCGGAGGTGCTGGGTTCTCTTCGGCAAATTCATCAAACGCACCTTGAGGTGTCTGAGATGTCGAAGAGTCCGAGCCACAGCCGAGGGTGAATCCCATGACGGTCGCAGCGATCAGGAGGCTAAAAAGTTTAAACGTATTCACAATAGATCGACCTGTTACAAGTGGTTAAGGATAGATCGGAAGAAAACGGAGACAGGAAAAATGGAAGCGAGGATTCAATCGAGACCGTTAGGGAATCGATGATTCGGTTTCTTTCGCAGCACGCGTTCCCAAGGCACCCCACAATCCATACGGACTTTTCGAGCCTGGGGCCAACGATCCAGCCACGTTGCCGACATTGGCACTCGCTTGATTGCCGGCTTCGATTGATTCGGTGACAAACTTCACCGCGCCGTCGGCCATCAACACATGGCATCCGCCTTGATGGCGACTGCTGGGCGGGCAGAGCCCCGTATTGAAGTTGTTGTTGTTCATGCACAACGGGCTGTTCGGTGGGCTGATGGTGTGCATGTGTCCCCACAGCGTTCGCATCATGAACCACTTGTAGCCACGGCGTTGCTCGGATTCGGTTCCGCCGCCCTGGTGAAGTGCGAATGTGGCTGACGCACTCCAGAACTGAGGACGCTGAGGGTCGATGTGGGCATCGCATGCCTGAGCACCACCGGCAAACCCCGGGTTGGTTCCCGTCGTCATCGCCGCACGGGTGGTCACATCGTTGTCGCCCAGGTCGGTGTTGCATTCGCCTGCGGCGATTGTATTGGCCAAGCCGTCTAAGATATCACGGAAGCCCATTTTTGCGCGAGGGACGAAGACACCTCGGTTTGCCGCTCGTGATTCTTCGAACGTTGCCGAGCTAGAAGAACCGTCATCATTGAGCGGTCCAGCGGGCCGGAACACCGAGTCACCAACGCAGGCGACGTAGTTGGTCCGTGCCGCAGCGGGTAATCCAACACCGGGGTCGCTAGGGCATCGCAGCGCCGCAACTTCAGTCGCCCATGGCTCGTAGCGGGCGATCGCTTGTTCACCCGCCCATCGCCGAGGACTTGGCCCCATGGATGGAAAGATCGCCCCGGTGATCGGGTCCTTCAGCGGATTGCTGATCTGTTCCCACAACGCTTGTTGTTCAATGAACGGCATCAGCCCAACAAGCCAGCTCAATTCCAACCGGTTATTGGACGTCGGTACCTGAGCTGCGCTGGTGGCGTCCGGCGTTCCGCCGGAACGATTGTTCGTTCCGGTGCCGTGGGTGGGAAGCTGATTGTAGGCTGAGTGGTAGTTGTGAATCCCTAAGCCAATTTGTTTGAAATTATTGCTGCAGCTCATCCGGCGAGCTGCCTCGCGGGCCGCTTGAACGGCGGGCAACAACAAGCCAACGAGGACGCCAATGATGGCGATGACCACCAACAGCTCCACCAGGGTAAAACCTGGACGTTTTTGTGCGGACATGGAAGACTCCAAAAATGAAAGAAAGGACAATGGGAACCGGTCGCTTCGTCTTTCCGAATGGATCC includes:
- a CDS encoding ABC transporter ATP-binding protein, producing the protein MSQAAATPKPGDNQTSIALSVDDLTVAYHRKPVIWDVGFDLPAGSLIGVVGPNGAGKSTLLKAVMDLVPVASGRVKVFGDSYRRNRNRVGYVPQRESVDWDFPVDALDVVAMGLYSKIGWCLPVRKKHRQAAMEALDRVGIADLARRQISQLSGGQQQRTFLARALVQDADLYLMDEPFAAVDASTEKAIVEILRELKARDKTAVVIHHDLQTVPEYFDYVVLLNMRVVAHGPVEETFTSENLNKTYGGRLTLLDEVSEAMRRRERSL
- a CDS encoding DUF1559 domain-containing protein, whose protein sequence is MSAQKRPGFTLVELLVVIAIIGVLVGLLLPAVQAAREAARRMSCSNNFKQIGLGIHNYHSAYNQLPTHGTGTNNRSGGTPDATSAAQVPTSNNRLELSWLVGLMPFIEQQALWEQISNPLKDPITGAIFPSMGPSPRRWAGEQAIARYEPWATEVAALRCPSDPGVGLPAAARTNYVACVGDSVFRPAGPLNDDGSSSSATFEESRAANRGVFVPRAKMGFRDILDGLANTIAAGECNTDLGDNDVTTRAAMTTGTNPGFAGGAQACDAHIDPQRPQFWSASATFALHQGGGTESEQRRGYKWFMMRTLWGHMHTISPPNSPLCMNNNNFNTGLCPPSSRHQGGCHVLMADGAVKFVTESIEAGNQASANVGNVAGSLAPGSKSPYGLWGALGTRAAKETESSIP
- a CDS encoding metal ABC transporter solute-binding protein, Zn/Mn family → MKRFLSLALLLFAATWGCDSSNSTSGPSAANRATATVDPDSPIAVTATVGMVADLVRSVGGDRVNVTQICGSGVDPHLYKATRDDVDTMMRADMIFYSGLMLEGKMTDTLVKMARNKPVVAVTEAIDKDALLEPDDFAGHYDPHVWMDASAWSKCVTVIADELAAIDPPSAAAYHQRAAELQAQLAELHAYGKRVIATIPKDSRVLVTSHDAFNYFGRAYGLEVIGVQGISTESEAGLQQINELVDLLVSKKVKSVFVESSVPRKNIDSLVEGARSRGHEVHVGEKELFSDAMGPPGTYEGTYMGMLDHNMTLVARGLGGDAPEKGFQGRLSP